From the genome of Amia ocellicauda isolate fAmiCal2 chromosome 14, fAmiCal2.hap1, whole genome shotgun sequence, one region includes:
- the LOC136768546 gene encoding C-type lectin domain family 4 member C, giving the protein MDVLYAQVNFSNKKGKEHKPCDTAEHEVTYSDVQTAGQNSSQSPIVPDNTPPKTAEGQAASRPYLTISLAVLCCLLAAIIIALAVSLHRSHKDKTNAEEISQFKEKLLLQQNILLIQANKSADEWRKPSASCNASRNEEKQNVKTCTEKLQNGMTGYFCRKPWMPFHNRCYFFSAEEMNWTSSRENCSSMQGHLVIIETAEEQKFIEHHVSRLSWIGLTDLKKTKDWRWVDDTALGKLNYWSEKQPDNYKKPDTSEVEHCAVMRGKDDSYKWNDALCSHKRGRVCEKEAEKLET; this is encoded by the exons ATGGACGTCTTGTACGCCCAAGTGAATTTTTCCAATAAGAAGGGGAAAGAGCACAAGCCGTGTGACACAGCAG AACATGAAGTTACCTACTCTGATGTTCAGACTGCTGGACAGAATTCCTCACAGTCACCCATAGTACCAG ACAATACTCCCCCTAAGACAGCTGAGGGTCAAGCTGCCTCCAGACCTTATCTGACAATATCGCTTGCAGTCCTGTGCTGTTTATTGGCAGCAATAATTATTGCACTTGCTGTATCGC TTCACAGGAGCCACAAAGACAAGACTAATGCGGAAGAGATTTCACAATTTAAGGAAAAACTGCTATTGCAACAGAATATTTTACTAATTCAAG CTAACAAAAGTGCAGATGAATGGAGGAAACCCAGTGCGTCTTGCAATGCATCTcgaaatgaagaaaaacaaaatgtgaagaCATGCACTGAGAAACTACAAAATG GAATGACTGGATATTTCTGTCGGAAGCCTTGGATGCCATTTCATAACAGATGTTACTTCTTCTCAGCTGAGGAGATGAACTGGACCAGCAGTCGTGAAAACTGTTCATCAATGCAAGGACACCTTGTCATCATAGAGACTGCAGAGGAGCAG AAATTTATTGAACACCATGTATCTAGACTCAGTTGGATTGGACTCACAGATCTGAAGAAGACAAAAGACTGGCGCTGGGTAGATGACACGGCTTTAGGCAAGCTGAA ctACTGGAGTGAGAAACAGCCTGATAACTATAAGAAACCTGATACTTCTGAGGTGGAGCACTGTGCAGTGATGAGAGGAAAAGATGATTCATATAAATGGAATGATGCATTGTGTTCACACAAAAGGGGGAGGGTGTGTGAGAAGGAAGCTGAGAAGCTGGAGACATAG